Proteins encoded in a region of the Scrofimicrobium sp. R131 genome:
- a CDS encoding MFS transporter, with protein MSAPTIDGVDVLRSRRQTQKLVDEVKPVGKKRRITFIAFVVTMGSFLFGYDTGVISGALPYMYMPFGAGGLQLTPAEEGAVGATLLLGAAVGALISGHLSDRFGRRRTIIWLAFVFLAGTLGTAFAPTVWVMYPFRVVLGMAVGGASGAVPVYLSETAPKRIRGTIVAIDQVMIVTGQLMAFTFNAIINAYYGGPKLNIEQDPAGLLSPGMQSFDNVRNLSATSIGTMDETQWHTYVEQLVVTGGNGSGWRIMLLIATIPAILLWVGMRMMPESPRWFAARQDYYHAIGSLKRIREEDKDGAIADEIMEMAEANEREKHLKRGTFRDIMRTPWLRKLFFVGAFIAITNQTTGVNTVMYYAPKVLEYAGMGTSAAITAQVANGVMSVIGCVIALWLIGRFRRRQILITCLFGVFLTLGTIAAVFGLTVQPAMDQGIFPPMWAPLVILALMGIFMLVVQAGNGPVVWTMLGEMFPARVRGVANGSAVFILWVANAIVTWTFPPMMASLGGAKTYGIYAAINLVFGFILWKIMPETSNRSLEQIEEEMEARYSK; from the coding sequence ATGTCGGCCCCAACCATCGACGGCGTAGATGTGCTTCGTTCGCGCCGCCAAACACAAAAGCTGGTAGACGAAGTCAAGCCCGTCGGGAAGAAACGACGCATCACCTTTATTGCCTTCGTCGTCACCATGGGTTCGTTCCTGTTTGGCTACGACACTGGGGTGATCTCCGGGGCGCTGCCCTACATGTACATGCCTTTCGGGGCGGGGGGCCTGCAGCTGACCCCGGCCGAGGAAGGGGCGGTGGGGGCAACCCTGCTGCTGGGCGCGGCCGTCGGGGCCCTCATTTCCGGCCACCTGTCAGACCGGTTTGGCCGGCGTCGAACCATTATTTGGCTGGCTTTCGTCTTCCTGGCGGGCACGCTCGGCACCGCTTTCGCCCCGACCGTCTGGGTGATGTACCCGTTCCGGGTGGTCCTCGGGATGGCGGTTGGGGGAGCCTCCGGTGCGGTTCCGGTCTACCTGTCCGAGACGGCTCCGAAGCGGATTCGCGGCACCATTGTCGCCATCGATCAGGTCATGATCGTCACCGGCCAGCTGATGGCCTTCACCTTCAACGCGATCATCAACGCCTACTACGGCGGTCCGAAGCTGAACATTGAGCAGGACCCGGCCGGGCTGCTGTCGCCGGGAATGCAGTCCTTCGACAACGTGCGGAACCTGTCGGCCACCTCGATCGGGACGATGGATGAAACCCAGTGGCACACCTACGTCGAGCAGCTGGTGGTCACCGGGGGCAACGGCTCCGGCTGGCGGATCATGCTGCTGATCGCCACGATTCCGGCGATTCTGCTCTGGGTCGGGATGCGAATGATGCCCGAGTCACCGCGCTGGTTTGCCGCCCGCCAGGACTACTACCACGCCATCGGTTCCCTCAAGCGGATCCGGGAAGAAGACAAAGACGGTGCCATCGCCGACGAAATCATGGAGATGGCCGAAGCCAACGAGCGCGAGAAGCACCTGAAGCGGGGAACATTCCGCGACATCATGCGAACGCCGTGGCTGCGCAAGCTCTTCTTCGTCGGGGCCTTCATCGCCATCACCAACCAGACCACGGGGGTGAACACGGTGATGTACTACGCTCCCAAGGTGCTGGAATACGCCGGGATGGGTACCTCGGCCGCCATTACCGCCCAGGTTGCCAACGGGGTGATGTCGGTGATCGGGTGCGTCATAGCCCTCTGGCTGATCGGGCGGTTCCGCCGCCGCCAGATCCTGATCACCTGCCTGTTCGGGGTGTTCCTGACCCTGGGAACCATTGCCGCTGTCTTCGGGCTGACGGTTCAGCCCGCGATGGATCAGGGGATCTTCCCGCCGATGTGGGCGCCGCTGGTGATCCTGGCGCTGATGGGGATCTTCATGCTGGTGGTGCAGGCCGGCAACGGGCCGGTGGTCTGGACCATGCTGGGTGAAATGTTCCCGGCGCGGGTGCGGGGGGTGGCAAACGGTTCTGCCGTCTTCATCCTGTGGGTGGCCAACGCGATTGTCACCTGGACGTTCCCGCCGATGATGGCCTCCCTGGGAGGGGCGAAGACCTACGGTATCTACGCGGCCATCAACCTGGTTTTCGGTTTCATCCTCTGGAAGATCATGCCCGAAACGTCGAACCGTTCCCTGGAGCAAATTGAAGAGGAAATGGAGGCCCGCTACTCCAAGTAG
- a CDS encoding Gfo/Idh/MocA family oxidoreductase, translating into MTKKTLGVGVIGLGWMGRLHTRSYTRLREYFPALGAEVTLVAAADPAEQNQRDATERLGFARAYTDYRELLADPQVDVVSICSPNFLHHEIALAAAAAGKPFWIEKPMGVSATQSAEIARAAAQAHLVTSVGFNYRHTPAVEMARQLIREGRLGRVTNARCWLIADYASSPVGPLTWRYSREQAGAGVVGDLMSHGADLVQYLCGRIGEVTASTGTFIPERPIPTKMGIGHGGWEISDELGPVENEDYVAMLARLDNGILATLESSRVAVGPRAEYVIEVYGTEGSLRWNFERLNELEVCLGRDNEFQGYTRVMAGPSFPEFATFQPGAGTSMGFDDMKAVEAARFVESVLTGRQLAPSAADAWAAANVDEATVASAADGTWHRVEPVEGPTTYDAN; encoded by the coding sequence ATGACCAAGAAGACCCTCGGGGTTGGAGTGATCGGACTCGGTTGGATGGGCCGGCTCCACACCCGCAGCTACACCCGTTTGCGCGAGTACTTTCCAGCCCTCGGGGCAGAGGTGACCCTGGTGGCCGCCGCCGACCCGGCTGAGCAAAACCAGCGGGACGCGACCGAACGACTCGGTTTTGCCCGCGCCTACACCGACTATCGGGAGCTGCTGGCCGACCCGCAGGTGGACGTGGTCTCCATTTGCTCGCCCAACTTCCTCCACCACGAGATTGCGCTGGCGGCGGCCGCTGCCGGCAAGCCCTTCTGGATTGAGAAGCCGATGGGGGTGAGCGCCACCCAGTCCGCCGAGATTGCCCGCGCCGCCGCCCAGGCCCACCTGGTCACCTCGGTTGGGTTCAACTACCGGCACACGCCCGCGGTGGAGATGGCCCGCCAGCTGATTCGGGAGGGCCGCCTCGGCCGCGTGACCAACGCCCGCTGCTGGCTGATCGCCGACTACGCCTCGTCCCCGGTGGGGCCGCTCACCTGGCGCTACTCCCGCGAGCAAGCCGGGGCCGGCGTGGTGGGGGACCTGATGAGCCACGGGGCCGACCTGGTCCAATACCTGTGCGGCCGGATCGGCGAGGTGACCGCCTCGACCGGCACCTTCATCCCCGAGCGTCCCATCCCAACCAAGATGGGGATCGGCCACGGTGGGTGGGAAATCTCCGACGAGCTGGGCCCGGTTGAGAACGAGGATTACGTGGCCATGCTGGCCCGCCTCGACAACGGCATCCTGGCCACCCTCGAATCGTCCCGCGTGGCTGTGGGGCCGCGCGCCGAGTACGTGATCGAGGTCTACGGCACCGAAGGTTCGCTCCGCTGGAACTTTGAACGCCTGAACGAGCTGGAGGTTTGCCTGGGCCGCGACAACGAGTTCCAGGGTTACACCCGGGTGATGGCCGGGCCGTCCTTCCCCGAGTTTGCCACCTTCCAGCCCGGGGCGGGGACGTCGATGGGATTCGACGACATGAAGGCGGTCGAGGCGGCGCGCTTCGTCGAGTCGGTGCTCACCGGGCGCCAACTGGCCCCCTCCGCCGCTGACGCCTGGGCGGCAGCCAACGTGGACGAGGCGACCGTCGCCTCGGCAGCGGACGGCACCTGGCACCGGGTGGAACCGGTCGAAGGCCCGACCACCTACGACGCCAACTAA
- a CDS encoding LacI family DNA-binding transcriptional regulator yields the protein MDREGMDEAKLGEGNPAQPVRRVTIRDVARLANTSISTVSAAFNGSPGVADHTRTRIFAAANRLGWRPDRRASHLRRNRTTMVGVVYEVEQSFQSGLLDHLYLAARGHDLEIFLAGATEHNSELTCVRLLLAERVNAVILTGSNLTDEQFSEVARQVPTLSLCRDVDAPGVDVIKTDGIRGVAEAVNYLHSLGHQRIAHVSGGTIPMGPERERGYRQAMSRLGLSRLLQVWSGGDTPAAGVMAAEQFLALAPEDRPTAITCFNDMSAHALIRRLHQAGLDVPGDVSVVGFDNAPISRDALLPLTTVAQPVEDMTVRALQLLADRIQSGLLVTPGNEYRASLDSELIIRSTTGPCPDK from the coding sequence GTGGACCGTGAGGGAATGGACGAGGCGAAGCTCGGCGAGGGGAACCCGGCGCAACCGGTGCGGCGGGTAACGATTCGCGACGTTGCCCGCCTGGCAAACACTTCCATTTCCACCGTTTCGGCCGCCTTCAACGGGTCGCCCGGGGTGGCTGATCACACGCGAACTCGGATCTTTGCCGCCGCCAACCGGTTGGGCTGGCGCCCGGACCGACGGGCCTCCCATCTGCGACGAAACCGCACCACCATGGTCGGGGTGGTGTACGAGGTGGAGCAGTCGTTCCAGTCCGGCCTTCTGGATCACCTGTACTTGGCCGCGCGCGGGCACGACCTGGAGATCTTCCTGGCCGGAGCGACCGAGCACAACTCCGAGTTGACCTGCGTTCGCCTGCTGCTGGCCGAGCGGGTCAACGCCGTCATCCTGACCGGCTCAAACCTGACTGATGAGCAGTTTTCCGAGGTGGCCCGCCAGGTCCCCACCCTGTCGCTCTGCCGGGACGTGGACGCGCCCGGAGTTGACGTGATCAAGACCGACGGCATCCGCGGGGTGGCCGAGGCGGTCAACTACTTGCATTCGCTCGGTCATCAGCGGATCGCGCACGTCTCTGGGGGAACTATCCCGATGGGCCCGGAACGCGAGCGCGGCTACCGGCAGGCGATGAGCCGGCTGGGACTGTCCCGCCTCCTTCAGGTCTGGTCTGGCGGGGATACCCCGGCGGCCGGGGTGATGGCGGCCGAGCAGTTCCTGGCCCTGGCGCCCGAGGACCGCCCGACCGCGATCACCTGTTTTAACGACATGTCGGCCCACGCCCTGATCCGGCGTCTGCACCAGGCGGGCCTGGACGTGCCCGGCGACGTCAGCGTGGTGGGGTTTGACAATGCCCCCATTTCCCGGGATGCGCTGCTGCCGCTCACCACCGTCGCCCAGCCGGTGGAGGACATGACCGTGCGCGCCCTCCAACTGCTGGCGGACCGGATCCAGTCCGGGCTGCTGGTTACCCCCGGCAACGAATACCGGGCTTCGCTTGACTCCGAGCTGATTATCCGGTCAACCACCGGTCCTTGTCCCGACAAATAA
- a CDS encoding CoA-acylating methylmalonate-semialdehyde dehydrogenase, which translates to MTSTELPVLNQWIDGQVSPGAPADSVAVENPGTGAAIATLNFTCAADLDRTVEAARRAQTQWARVSLARRTEVMFKMRELILANQDRIAQAIVAEHGKNYSDALGEIQRGRETLDFACGIASALKGEHTVDASTGIDIHTVRQPVGVVAGITPFNFPMMVPMWMHPIALATGNAFILKPPSTAPSASLIVAELYREAGLPDGLFNVVFGEKELVTGILEHPGIDAISFVGSTPVAKIIRDKGIAAGKRVQALGGANNHAIIMPDADLDFAAQHISAAAFGAAGERCMALPVVVAVGGVGPKLAEKVAAHARQIKVGYGMDEGVEMGAVITRAAKERIRGLIDDAQERGSQVVLDGRDFQVAGHEDGFFLAPTVLSGVPLDAPAYREEIFGPVLAVVEADSYEEAINLVNGSPFGNGAVIFTNDGGVARRFTLDVQAGMVGVNVPIPTPVAYYSFGGWKDSMMGDYDIHGPEGVRFYTRLKAITSRWPSEAGTYAATMSFQREE; encoded by the coding sequence ATGACATCTACCGAACTGCCAGTCCTGAACCAGTGGATTGATGGCCAGGTTTCCCCCGGCGCGCCAGCTGACAGCGTGGCGGTGGAGAACCCGGGAACCGGCGCTGCGATCGCCACCTTGAACTTCACCTGTGCGGCCGACCTGGATCGAACCGTCGAAGCTGCCCGCCGGGCCCAAACCCAGTGGGCCCGGGTGTCCCTGGCTCGCCGAACCGAAGTCATGTTCAAGATGCGCGAGCTGATCCTGGCCAACCAGGATCGCATTGCCCAGGCCATCGTGGCCGAACACGGCAAGAACTACTCCGACGCGCTGGGGGAGATCCAGCGGGGGCGCGAGACGCTGGACTTTGCCTGCGGGATCGCTTCTGCGCTCAAGGGTGAGCACACGGTGGACGCCTCGACCGGAATCGACATTCACACGGTTCGCCAACCCGTTGGGGTCGTCGCCGGGATCACCCCGTTCAACTTCCCGATGATGGTGCCGATGTGGATGCACCCGATTGCGCTGGCCACCGGCAACGCCTTCATCCTGAAGCCGCCGTCAACCGCCCCCAGCGCCTCGCTGATCGTGGCCGAGCTGTACCGGGAAGCCGGTCTGCCCGACGGCCTGTTCAACGTGGTCTTTGGGGAAAAAGAACTCGTGACCGGGATTCTGGAGCACCCCGGAATTGACGCTATCTCTTTCGTGGGATCCACCCCGGTAGCCAAGATTATCCGCGACAAGGGCATCGCTGCCGGTAAGCGCGTGCAGGCGCTGGGCGGGGCCAACAACCATGCCATCATCATGCCCGACGCGGACCTGGACTTTGCGGCCCAGCACATTTCCGCCGCCGCTTTTGGGGCGGCGGGGGAACGCTGCATGGCGCTCCCGGTGGTTGTCGCCGTTGGGGGAGTGGGCCCGAAGCTGGCTGAAAAGGTCGCCGCCCACGCCCGCCAGATCAAGGTCGGGTACGGCATGGATGAGGGGGTGGAAATGGGCGCCGTCATCACCAGGGCCGCGAAGGAACGCATCCGCGGTCTGATCGACGACGCGCAGGAGCGCGGCAGCCAGGTGGTGCTGGATGGACGCGACTTCCAGGTGGCCGGCCACGAGGACGGCTTCTTCCTGGCGCCAACCGTCCTGTCCGGCGTGCCGCTGGACGCTCCCGCCTACCGGGAAGAGATCTTCGGTCCGGTGCTGGCCGTGGTGGAAGCCGACTCGTACGAGGAGGCCATCAACCTGGTCAACGGCTCACCTTTTGGCAACGGTGCGGTCATCTTCACCAACGACGGCGGGGTGGCCCGGCGGTTCACCCTTGACGTTCAGGCCGGGATGGTCGGGGTCAACGTGCCGATTCCAACCCCGGTGGCCTACTACTCCTTCGGTGGGTGGAAGGACTCGATGATGGGGGACTATGACATTCACGGCCCCGAAGGCGTCCGGTTCTACACCCGGCTAAAGGCGATCACCAGCCGCTGGCCCTCCGAGGCGGGCACTTACGCCGCCACCATGTCGTTCCAGCGCGAAGAGTAA
- the iolD gene encoding 3D-(3,5/4)-trihydroxycyclohexane-1,2-dione acylhydrolase (decyclizing) has translation MANSEQTVRLTAAQATIRFLVNQYSERDGVEQRLIAGAFGIFGHGNVAGLGQALLQNELDPEHDGDRMPYIMPRNEQGMVHAASAYAKTKNRLQTMMCTSSIGPGALNMVTGAATATTNRLPVLLFPSDQFANRRPDPVLQQIENPMTLAVSVNDAFRPVSAFFDRIERPEQLIPSLMQAMQVLTDPAATGAVTIAFPQDVQAEAYDYPLSFFEKRVWHVRRTPPEQAALDRAVALIKSARRPLIVAGGGVIYSEASAELRALARTTGIPVADTQAGKGAINWDSPQAVGGVGSTGSNSANHVAAEADVVIGIGTRYSDFTTASHTAFKQPDVKFVNVNVLPFDAIKHGAEMVVADARETLRALTEALADYRVEEEFAAQISQWKAEWDEEYDRNANRQLQPVPAQTEIFAALNDLMGERDIVINAAGSMPGDLQALWRASTPEQYHVEYAFSCMGYEIPAALGVKLAAPDSEVVAIVGDGTYQMLPMELATIVQENQKVILVLLQNYGFASIGSLSESRGSQRFGTQYQEGGATHRETGERIPGVDIAANARSWGVDVLEVSSVEDFRRAYRQAEASDRATMIYVETALKGPNPDSISWWDVAVPEVSRIESTRQARREYEEALKEQRFYL, from the coding sequence ATGGCAAACTCTGAACAGACGGTCCGCCTGACCGCCGCCCAAGCCACCATCCGCTTCCTGGTCAACCAGTATTCGGAGCGCGACGGCGTGGAACAACGCCTAATTGCCGGAGCGTTTGGCATTTTCGGGCACGGCAACGTGGCGGGCCTGGGGCAGGCCCTGCTCCAAAACGAGCTCGACCCCGAGCACGACGGGGACCGCATGCCCTACATCATGCCCCGGAACGAGCAGGGGATGGTCCACGCGGCCTCCGCCTATGCCAAGACGAAGAACCGGCTTCAAACCATGATGTGCACCAGCTCGATTGGCCCCGGAGCGCTGAATATGGTCACCGGTGCTGCCACCGCGACCACCAACCGGCTGCCGGTGCTGCTGTTCCCCTCCGACCAGTTTGCCAACCGGCGCCCCGACCCGGTTCTGCAGCAGATCGAGAACCCGATGACCCTGGCCGTGAGCGTCAACGATGCGTTCCGTCCGGTGTCGGCCTTCTTCGATCGGATCGAGCGGCCCGAGCAGCTGATTCCCTCGCTGATGCAGGCCATGCAGGTGCTGACAGACCCGGCGGCAACCGGCGCGGTCACGATCGCCTTCCCGCAGGATGTGCAGGCGGAAGCCTACGACTACCCGCTCTCTTTCTTTGAGAAGCGCGTCTGGCACGTCCGGCGCACCCCGCCCGAGCAGGCGGCGCTGGACCGGGCGGTGGCCCTGATCAAATCTGCTCGGCGCCCGCTGATTGTGGCCGGGGGCGGCGTCATCTACTCGGAGGCGTCCGCTGAGCTGCGCGCTCTGGCCCGGACAACCGGGATTCCCGTGGCCGACACCCAGGCCGGCAAGGGCGCGATCAACTGGGACAGCCCCCAGGCGGTTGGCGGGGTCGGCTCAACCGGCTCGAACTCAGCCAACCATGTGGCGGCCGAAGCCGACGTGGTGATCGGGATCGGAACCCGCTACTCCGACTTCACCACCGCCTCGCATACGGCCTTCAAGCAGCCCGACGTCAAGTTCGTCAACGTGAACGTGCTGCCGTTTGACGCGATCAAGCACGGGGCGGAGATGGTGGTCGCCGACGCCCGGGAAACCCTGCGGGCACTGACGGAGGCGCTGGCGGACTACCGGGTAGAGGAAGAATTTGCCGCTCAGATTTCCCAGTGGAAGGCAGAATGGGACGAGGAGTATGACCGCAACGCGAATCGCCAGTTGCAGCCGGTCCCGGCCCAGACGGAAATTTTCGCCGCACTGAACGATCTGATGGGCGAGCGCGACATTGTCATCAACGCGGCCGGCTCGATGCCCGGCGACCTGCAGGCGCTGTGGCGGGCCTCCACCCCCGAGCAGTACCACGTGGAGTACGCCTTCTCTTGCATGGGCTACGAGATTCCGGCGGCCCTCGGGGTGAAGCTGGCCGCTCCGGATTCCGAAGTGGTGGCCATCGTCGGGGACGGCACCTACCAGATGCTGCCGATGGAACTGGCCACCATCGTGCAGGAAAACCAGAAGGTGATCCTGGTGCTGCTGCAAAACTACGGGTTTGCCTCCATCGGCTCGCTCTCAGAGTCGCGCGGATCGCAGCGCTTTGGGACCCAGTACCAGGAGGGGGGCGCCACTCACCGCGAAACCGGCGAGCGGATTCCCGGGGTGGACATTGCGGCCAACGCCCGATCCTGGGGGGTTGACGTGCTCGAAGTGTCGTCGGTCGAAGATTTCCGCCGGGCCTACCGCCAGGCGGAGGCCTCGGACCGGGCCACCATGATCTACGTGGAGACCGCCCTGAAGGGGCCCAACCCCGACTCGATTTCGTGGTGGGATGTGGCCGTTCCGGAGGTGTCCCGGATCGAGTCCACCCGCCAGGCCCGGCGCGAATATGAGGAAGCATTGAAGGAACAGCGCTTCTACCTCTGA
- the iolB gene encoding 5-deoxy-glucuronate isomerase translates to MSDNEKYLIKDGSTAHDVFECDVTTERAGWEFSSIRVVNLAPGQSVQVPGGEAELLVLPLAGGVTVTVGERDFSLAGRESIWTDLTDYLYVPRRCDFTLTSEHGGRFALPGAVATADFPVRYCPRSEVVTALRGAGPSSRQVNNYALGNEVDTSHLLVCEVLTPGGNWSSYPPHKHDEHNDVERKLEEIYYYQVRQGPGEADGFAFQRVYTSSAGEVDVCTEVRNGDVVVMPFGYHGPAAAAPGYDLYYLNVMAGPAEDSQWLMTDDPHHAWIRDTWPDQTVDPRLPMTPMN, encoded by the coding sequence ATGAGTGACAACGAGAAGTATCTGATCAAGGATGGGTCCACCGCCCACGACGTCTTCGAATGTGACGTGACCACCGAGCGGGCGGGGTGGGAGTTCTCCTCGATCCGGGTGGTGAACCTGGCTCCGGGCCAATCCGTTCAGGTGCCGGGGGGAGAGGCCGAACTGCTGGTGCTTCCGCTCGCGGGCGGGGTCACGGTCACGGTGGGGGAGCGGGACTTCTCCCTGGCCGGCCGGGAGTCGATCTGGACCGACCTGACCGACTATCTGTACGTGCCGCGGCGCTGCGACTTCACCCTCACCAGTGAGCACGGTGGGCGCTTTGCCCTGCCCGGTGCGGTTGCCACCGCTGACTTTCCGGTCCGCTACTGCCCCCGATCCGAGGTGGTGACCGCCCTGCGCGGGGCCGGCCCCTCCTCGCGTCAAGTGAACAACTACGCCCTCGGAAACGAGGTGGACACCTCCCACCTGCTGGTGTGCGAGGTCCTCACCCCCGGGGGAAACTGGTCCTCCTACCCGCCCCACAAGCACGATGAGCACAACGACGTGGAGCGCAAGCTAGAGGAGATCTACTACTACCAGGTGCGCCAGGGCCCAGGGGAGGCGGACGGCTTCGCCTTCCAGCGGGTCTACACCTCCTCGGCCGGAGAGGTCGACGTCTGCACCGAGGTGCGCAACGGCGACGTGGTGGTGATGCCGTTTGGCTACCACGGCCCCGCGGCGGCCGCCCCCGGCTACGACCTGTACTACCTCAACGTCATGGCCGGGCCGGCCGAAGACTCCCAGTGGCTGATGACCGACGACCCGCATCACGCCTGGATCCGCGACACCTGGCCGGACCAGACCGTCGATCCGCGCCTCCCAATGACCCCGATGAACTAA
- a CDS encoding deoxyribose-phosphate aldolase — translation MSLIEKLSFRRAYEPGAVESALRDRQRGPALAPGQKILVLACDHPARGALGAGSDPLAMASREEVLRRCQQIMAHPGVGGFLGTADLVEDLALLGSLEGKYVWGSMNRGGLAGASFEMDDRFTGYDAQGVAEAGLDGGKMLLRVNYEDAGSARTIEHCARAVTELGRLQLNAMVEPFISRWQDGQIVNDLSPDAVIKSIAIAQGLGPSTAHTWLKLPAVDEMDRVMEATTLPSLILGGAVSQDVEGTYKRWQETLQLPNVVGLVIGRSLLFPPDGDVDGAVNRLVEML, via the coding sequence ATGTCTCTGATTGAAAAACTCTCATTCCGTCGCGCCTACGAGCCGGGCGCGGTCGAAAGTGCGCTCCGCGATCGTCAGCGGGGCCCGGCCCTCGCCCCGGGGCAGAAAATCCTCGTCCTAGCCTGCGACCACCCCGCTCGCGGAGCATTGGGGGCGGGCAGTGATCCGCTGGCGATGGCCTCGCGGGAGGAAGTCCTGCGCCGGTGCCAGCAGATCATGGCCCACCCCGGGGTGGGTGGGTTCCTGGGGACGGCGGACCTGGTTGAAGATCTGGCCCTACTGGGATCCCTGGAAGGTAAGTACGTGTGGGGGTCGATGAACCGGGGCGGGCTGGCCGGGGCCAGCTTTGAGATGGACGACCGGTTCACCGGCTACGACGCTCAGGGAGTGGCCGAGGCGGGGCTGGATGGGGGCAAGATGCTCCTGCGGGTGAACTATGAGGACGCCGGTTCGGCTCGCACTATCGAGCACTGTGCCCGGGCGGTGACCGAACTGGGCCGGCTCCAACTCAATGCGATGGTGGAACCGTTCATCTCCCGCTGGCAGGATGGCCAGATTGTCAACGACCTCAGCCCGGACGCCGTGATCAAATCGATTGCCATTGCTCAGGGGCTGGGGCCCAGCACCGCTCACACCTGGCTGAAACTGCCGGCGGTCGACGAGATGGACCGGGTGATGGAGGCAACCACGCTGCCGAGCTTGATTCTCGGGGGTGCCGTCAGCCAAGATGTAGAAGGTACTTACAAACGGTGGCAAGAGACATTACAATTGCCTAATGTGGTCGGGCTGGTGATCGGCAGGTCCCTGCTCTTCCCGCCCGACGGTGATGTTGACGGTGCCGTCAACCGACTAGTGGAGATGCTATGA
- the iolC gene encoding 5-dehydro-2-deoxygluconokinase — protein MMNIAPSKPSGVPLDVLTIGRCGIDIYPLQTGVGLEKVTSFGKFLGGSPTNVAVAAARYGNSAATVTGVGDDPFGRFIKQEMARLGVDPEYVVTNPSFHTPVTFCEIFPPDDFPLYFYRSPSAPDLELGVQDIPMETVRQARVFWLSVTGLSVEPSRSAHFAALQQRGRPRAEDAKWSIADLDYRPVFWESPEAARTHVQNMLQHVNVAIGNKEECQVAVGETDPDRAADALLDLGLDIAVVKQGPRGTLAKTREERIVVPVTPVEVCNGLGAGDAFGGAFCHALLSGWEVARATQFASTAGAIVASRLECSTAMPTEAEVFDMIDQNPGSAPTVEKR, from the coding sequence ATGATGAACATAGCGCCCAGCAAGCCGTCCGGTGTTCCGCTGGATGTCCTGACAATCGGCCGATGCGGTATCGATATCTATCCCCTTCAGACCGGAGTTGGCCTGGAAAAGGTGACGTCTTTTGGCAAGTTTCTGGGCGGGTCTCCCACCAATGTGGCGGTGGCAGCGGCCCGGTACGGCAACTCTGCCGCCACGGTCACCGGCGTGGGTGACGACCCGTTCGGCCGCTTCATCAAGCAGGAAATGGCTCGACTCGGAGTCGATCCCGAATATGTCGTAACAAATCCGTCGTTCCATACCCCGGTCACCTTCTGTGAGATCTTCCCGCCCGACGACTTCCCCCTCTACTTCTACCGTTCCCCTTCGGCTCCGGACCTGGAGCTCGGGGTGCAGGACATCCCGATGGAAACCGTCCGCCAGGCCCGGGTGTTCTGGCTGTCGGTGACGGGCCTGTCGGTGGAACCCTCGCGCTCCGCTCATTTTGCCGCCCTCCAGCAGCGGGGTCGCCCGCGCGCTGAAGACGCCAAGTGGAGCATTGCCGACCTGGACTACCGTCCCGTGTTCTGGGAGTCACCCGAGGCGGCCCGCACCCACGTGCAGAACATGCTGCAGCACGTCAACGTCGCCATCGGCAACAAGGAGGAATGTCAGGTGGCGGTGGGAGAGACCGATCCCGACCGCGCGGCCGACGCCCTGCTCGACCTGGGGCTCGACATTGCCGTGGTCAAGCAGGGCCCGCGCGGAACCCTGGCCAAGACCCGGGAAGAGCGGATCGTGGTTCCGGTAACCCCGGTGGAGGTCTGCAACGGCCTGGGGGCGGGAGACGCTTTTGGCGGTGCCTTCTGCCACGCGCTGCTGTCCGGGTGGGAGGTGGCTCGGGCCACCCAGTTCGCCTCGACCGCCGGGGCGATCGTGGCGTCCCGCCTCGAATGCTCCACCGCGATGCCGACCGAAGCTGAAGTCTTCGACATGATTGACCAAAATCCGGGCTCTGCCCCCACTGTGGAAAAGCGATAA